The genomic interval GGCAGGTGTTCAAGTTGATTTGATCGTGCGTGGGATTTGCTGCCTCCGTCCTGGCTTAGAAGGCATCAGCGATAACATTCGGGTGATCAGTATTGTCGGTCGGTATCTGGAACACTCACGCATCTTCTGGTTCCACAACAACAGCAAAGAAGAGGTGTTCATTGGTAGTGCCGACTGGATGCCGCGCAACCTCGATCACCGGGTCGAAGCCGTAACCCCCGTTGAAGATCCTGATCTTGTCAAAGAGTTGAGGGTGATTCTGGACATTTTGCTGGCGGACGATCGACAAGCCTGGGACTTGCAATCAGACGGCTCCTATATCCAGCGTCGCCCCGCCGATGCCC from Kovacikia minuta CCNUW1 carries:
- a CDS encoding phospholipase D-like domain-containing protein encodes the protein MPPIIRKLYEASQAGVQVDLIVRGICCLRPGLEGISDNIRVISIVGRYLEHSRIFWFHNNSKEEVFIGSADWMPRNLDHRVEAVTPVEDPDLVKELRVILDILLADDRQAWDLQSDGSYIQRRPADAHSDKSAQRILMEHAQQKSH